In Gemmatimonadota bacterium, the sequence GCGCGGACGGATCGAAGACGCGGCTCGGGTTGAAGACGTTGAAGTAGGGCCCGATCGAGACCAGCGTCTGGTTGGCCGACGTCCTCAGGCTCTGCGAGAACTGCCAGCTCTCGCGCAGCACGCCGAAGTTGGAGCGCTGACCCTCGGGCACGAGCAGCTCGCGCTCCAGGCAGGTGATGTCGGGGATCACGCGCTGGCCGCCGCCCCGCAGACCGCCCGTCACTTCCTTGGCCGTGACGTGGGTGCCGTCGCAGGAGCGGACGTATTCGCCCTCGTGGCCGATCGTGGTCACGATCTGGAAGTAGGCCTTGGAGCCGTCCGTGCACGCGATGAAGTAGCCCATCTCGTGCTTGGGCTGGACGAAGCGGCCGCTGCCGTCCGTGCCCTGGTGCAGCTCGAACATCACGTCGCACTCGATGCGGAAGAGGCCGCCCACGCCCCCTTCGGCCTGCATCTCGACGTTGTTCTCCCACTCGATCTTGAAGCCCTCGTGCGGCGCGAAGAAGTCGATGGCCTCGTTGGCGAGCCCGAAGGGCACCATCCCCAGGTCGTCGAAGAGGTCCGAGCCCCGCGGATCGCGACCGTGCTCGTGCCCGAACGTGCAGCCGGTCTCGGGGTCGACGGGGGGATGCCACGTCGGGTAGAGCTTCCCGTCCGAGCCCACCACGGCGTAGCGGTCGTGGATCTCGGTGGTGCACGTGTCGGTGGACTTGGGGGCCCACGACGAGTAGGCGCGGCTCAAGCCGGCCGGGGCATCGCCCGGTCCCATGAGATCGCCGGCGTGGTCGCAGGCGAGCACGGTGAAGGGGAGCGCCGCGGCCAGCAGGAGCAGGCGGACGGCGGAACGGCGCAGCACGGCGGGGGACGGGATCATGATTCGACCTCGATCACTCGTTGTTCTGCGCCCCGGCGGCGATCCAGAACCGAACGCTGTCGATCTGTGCCGCCGTGAGCGCGCCACCCAGTGGCATCTGGGTTCCCACTCCTCCCACGGCTCCGGCCATGCCGCGCAGCTTGAGCAGCAGGTAGCTGGAGTCTGGACGCGCCGGATCCACCCGCAGCAGCCGCGGGACCTGCCGCGACGCCACACCCACCACGCTCGCGTGCGTGCGTCCTGCGCTCAGGTCCATGCCTTCCTGGGGCGTGGGCCCCGAATGGCACTGGCTGAAGGCGCAGGTACGGGTGAGGATCGGCTGCACGGCCTGGCTCAAGGACTCGGGGGCCACCGGCGCGGAGGGCCCGGTGGGGGTCGGCGGAGGCGCACCACCCCCGTCGCAGCCGATCAGGAGGAGCGCCAGCCCGAGGGCCGACGTCCGCCCCATCCGCTGCGAAGGAAGACGTGTTGCGCGCAAACACCAACGTCCGTTGGAGGAAGGAAACAGGTGCGCGGCCTCGCAAAATCCAGACCCTGCGGAGACCACGCCACGAAGCGCGGATCCGTGGGGTGGAGGTGCTCCCGACGCCCGCATTTACAGGGATTTTCTTGCAGACCGGCAGGCACGACGTAGTGCCTCGAATCGGGGGACGGGTGGGCCGATTCGCGGCACGTACGGATGTGGCGTGCGCGCCTCGATCCGAGAAGGGTGACGCGGGGATCGTGAATCGCGCGCGAAGAGACGGCCGCGGGCGAGCCGCGTGTGCGTGGGCCTGCGCCTGGCTTCAGCGCGTCGTGACCCGAGCCGTCGCGGACCCGGGCCTCAGGGGCCTCAGCGCGCGGAGACCGCGCGCCGTCGGGGACCCTGGCCTCAGCGCGTGGTGACCGCGCGCCGTCGGGACCGCAGCCTCAGCGCGTCGTGACCCCGATGCTCAGCTGGATCAGGCTCAGGTTCACGTCCCGGGAGATGACGTCGCCCTCCTCGTTCTCCATGCGGCCGAACGAGCTGGCGTGCACGGTGATCGCGGGCGTCAGCACCCACGAGCCGCCGGTCGGCAACTCGTAGCCCAGCCCCACGATGGCCCCGAAGGAGCGCGAGCGGGCCTCGTTGTCGTCGTCGTCCGTGGCCCGGTAGATGAGCACGGACGGGCCCGCCTTGAAGAACAGGCCGCGCTGCCGGGGATGGAAGTACGTGGCCAGCGAGAGGGAGCCCACCTTCTGGTTGAGGCCCAGGTCATCCTTGAGCCACCCCGTCCCCTCGAGCCCCACCCGGGTCCGAGGAGACACGGTGCCCCCGACCTGCACGTAGGCGGCGAGCCCGGTGGCGCGCTCGGCCGTGCAGACCTGGCAGGTGATCCGCGTGGAGGAGCCCCCCACACCGCCGCCCACCCACAGACCGTCCCGCAGGGACTGCCCGGCGAGGGGGGCCGGCAGCACCAGCAGGAGCGCGAGGATCGGCAGGACGGGCACGAAGATCCGCGGGACGCGCGCGGCGAGCGGATGAGGCCGCGCGGACCCCGGCAGGGCGCGCGCCGGGAGCGGCAGCGGACGGGCGATGGACACGGGCATCGAGGCTCCGCGGAAGCGGGGGATCTGGCGACCCCGGAGCACGATCCAGACCGCGGGGCCCCCCTGCGGCGCCGCCGCCGCGCTCCCCCGGCGGCTCGGCCCACACCGATCCCCGCGCTCCACGCCATCGCGCCGTTCCCCGCCGCCGCGCTCCCCCCGCCGCTGCGCTGCTCCCCCCAGCCCGTTCGGTTGACGCTCGAAACGGCGGATCGGTACAATCCGGCCCAGCCGCACCCGGTTCCGCACCCCAGGAAGGGAAGCCGCCGATGTCGACCCTCGGACGCTCGTTCAACCTCAACGAGTGGATCAACGCCAACCGCGAGGAGATGAAGCCTCCGGTGGGCAACAAGGTCATCTGGAAGGACTCCAAGATGATGGTCATGCTCATCGCCGGACCCAACCAGCGGAACGACTACCACATCACCCCCAGCGAGGAGTTCTTCCACCAGCTCCAGGGGGACATGATCCTGAAGCTCATCGACCCCGAGACCCAGGAGCGGATCGACATGCCGCTCCGGGAGGGGGACGTGTTCATGATCCCGCCGTTCACGCCCCACCGGCCGGTGCGGAAGGCCAACACGATCGGGCTGGTGGTCGAGTACGCGCGACCGGAGGGTCAGAACGACCACTTCGTGTGGTACTGCGACAATTGCGACGAGCTGATCTACGACGTGGAGTGGCACCTCACCCAGCTGGACGAGGAGATCAAGCCGCGCATGGAGGCCTTCTACGCCTCGGAGGAGCTCCGGACCTGCAAGGCCTGCGGCACGGTCAAGGAGCTCCCGACGGAGCCGGTCTTCTGAGGACGGTCGCGCCCAAGATCGACCTGCACACCCACATCCTGCCGGAGCGCTGGCCCGACCTGAGCGCGCGCTACGGCTACCAGGGCTTCGTGCGCCTGGAGCACACCGGGCCGGGCTGCGCCTGCATGATGATCGGCGAGCACCGCTTCCGGGAGGTGGGCGCCAACACGTGGGATCCAGGCGTGCGCCTGGGCGAGTGCGACCGCGACGGCGTGCGCGTGCAGGTGCTCTCCACGGTGCCGGTGATGTTCTCGTACTGGGCCAAGCCGCGTGACACGCTGGACCTGTCGCGTCTGCTGAACGATCACCTGGCGGGCGTGGTGGCGGAGCATCCCACGCGCTTCACCGCGCTGGGCACGCTGCCCATGCAGGCGCCGGAGCTGGCCGCGCAGGAGCTGGAGCGCTGCGTGAAGGAGCTGGGCTTCCCGGGCGTGCAGATCGGCAGCCACGTGAACGACTGGAACCTGGACGAGCCGGCGCTGCTCCCCTTCTACGAGGCCGCCGAGGCGCTGGGCGCCGCGGTCTTCGTGCACCCGTGGGACATGCTGGCCCCGGAGCGGATGCGCCGGTACTGGATGCGCTGGCTGGTGGGCATGCCCACGGAGACCACCATCGCCATCTGCTCGCTGGTCTTCGGCGGGATCTTCGAGCGCTTCCCGAAGCTCCGTGTCGCCTTTGCGCACGGGGGCGGCTCGTTTCCCGGCACGATCGGTCGCATCGAGCACGGCTTCCAGGTGCGCCCGGACCTGTGCGCCACCCAGACCCGGATCCCGCCCACGGACTGGCTGGGTCGCTTCTGGGTGGATTCGCTGGTGCACGAGCCCGCGGCGCTGCGCATGCTGCTGGAGGTGGTGGGCGAGGACCGGATCGCGCTGGGCTCGGACTATCCCTTCCCGCTGGGGGAGCACGTGCCGGGGAAGATGATCGAGGAGATGGCGGACCTCACGCCCGAGGTGCGTACGCGCCTGCTCACCACCAACGCGCTCGAGTTCCTGGACATCCCGGTGGAGCGCTTCACGCAGTGAGCACGGACGAACGCTGGGCCACGGGCAGCGCCGAGGAGCGCCGCGCCCGCGCGCTGGACGCGGCCGATCCGCTGGCGCGCTTCCGCAGCCGCTTCCATGTCCCGCTGCACGAGGACGGGCAGCCGGTCGCCTACTTCTGCGGCAACAGCCTGGGCCTGCAGCCCGTGGGCGTGCAGGCGGACGTGGTGGCCGAGCTGGAGGACTGGCAGACCCTGGCGGTGCGCGCCCACCTGGAGGGCCGCGATCCCTGGTATCCCTACCACCGCCAGTTCCGGGAGCCCATGGCGCGGCTGGTCGGGGCCCGTCCGGAAGAGGTCGTGCTGATGAACGGCCTCACCGTGAACCTGCACCTGATGATGGTGAGCTTCTACCGGCCGGAGGGAACGCGCCGCCGCATCCTGATGGAGGACGCGGCCTTCTCCTCCGACCGCTACGCCGTGGAGACGCAGCTGCGCGTGCACGGCGTGGACCCGGCGGACGGGCTGATCGCCGTGCCCGCGACCGACGGCGCCTGCCTGGACGAGGCCGAGATCGAACGCCGCATCGAGGACGCCGGCGACACGCTGGCCCTGGTGCTGCTGGGTGGCGTCAACTTCCTCACCGGGCAGCGGCTGGACCTGGCGCGCATCGCGCGCGCCGCGCACGCGGTGGGGGCCCGGGTCGGGTTCGATCTGGCGCACGCGGCCGGCAACGTCCCGCTCTCCCTGCACGACGATGGGGCCGACTTCGCGGTGTGGTGCACCTACAAGTACCTGAACGCGGGGCCGGGCGCGGTGGCGGGGTGCTTCGTGCACGAACGACACGCGCACGACCGCGCGCTGCCGCGCTTCGGGGGCTGGTGGGGCTACGATCCCGACACGCGCTTCCAGCTCCACCTGCGGCCGGACTTCGTGCCGGTGGCGAGCGCCGACGGCTGGCAGCTCTCCAACCCGCCGATCCTGGCGCTCGCGCCGCTCAAGGCCTCGCTGGCGCTGTTCGACGAAGCCGGCCTGCCCGCGTTGCGCGCCAAGTCGGTGGCGCTGACCGGCTACCTGGAATCGCTGCTGGACACGCTGCCCGCCGGGCGCTTCCGCGTGCTCACGCCGCGCGATCCGGAGCGGCGCGGCGCACAGCTCAGCCTGCAGGTGGAAGGCGGCGGGGCCCGTGCGCTGGAGCACCGCCTGATGGCCCAAGGGATCGTGTGCGACGCGCGCGAGCCCGACGTGCTGCGTGCCTCGCCTGCGCCGCTCTACAACACGTTCCAAGACGTGTGGCGTCTGGCGGCGGCGCTCGCGGACGAGGCGGCCGCTTGAACGGAGGCGGCCGGCCGGTCGCGGTCGCCGGGGCCGGGCTGGCCGGCGCCATGATGGCCTGCTACCTGGCCCGGGACGGGTACCGGGTGCGGGTCTACGAGCGCCGGAGCGACCCGCGCCGCAAAGGCACCGAGGGCGGCCGCTCCATCAACCTGGCGCTGTCGCACCGGGGGATCCGGGCGCTGGCCGAGCTGGGGCTCGCGGATGAGGTGCTCGCGCACGGCGTACCCATGCGCGGCCGCATGATGCACGCGCCGGACGGGGACCTCTCGCTGCAGCCCTATGGCACGGAGGCGGACCAGGTCATCCACTCCACGTCCCGGGGGGACCTGAACCTGCGCCTGCTGGACGCCGCCGAGGCGGCCGGCGCCAAGCTGATCTTCGACGCGCCGGTGGTGGACGTCGAGCCCGAGCACGGGCGCATCCACCTGGAGGGCGGCCGCACCGAGGAGTTCGACTTCATCGTGGGCGCGGATGGCGCCTATTCCGCGGTGCGGGCCCGGCTGCAGCGCACGGCGGGCTTCGACTACGCCCAGACCTACCTCACGCACGGCTACAAGGAGCTGACGCTCCCGGCCGCGCCGGACGGCGGCTTCGCGCTGGAGCCCCACGCGCTGCACATCTGGCCGCGCGGTGGCTTCATGATGATCGCGCTGCCCAACGAGGACCGCACGTTCACCTGCACGCTGTTCTGGCCCCTGACGGGGGAGGCACCTTCGTTCGCGGCGGTCCGCACGGACGAGGACGTCCTCGCGGTCTTCCGCACCCACTTCGCGGATGCGCTGCCCCTCTTCCCGGACGTGACCGAGCAGTACCGCACCCATCCGGTGGGGACCCTGGTCACCGTGCGCTGCGGCCCCTGGGACCTGGGCGGCCGGGTGATCCTGATCGGGGACGCGGCCCACGCCGTGGTGCCGTTCTACGGGCAGGGCATGAACGCCTCCTTCGAGGACTGCCGGCTCCTCGCGGAGGCGCTCCGGGCCCACGCCACGCCGGCCGAGGCGTTCCGGCGCTTCTACGAGGACCGCAAGGCGGACGCGGACGCGCTCTCCGAGCTGGCCATCGAGAACTACCGGGTCATGCGCGACCGGGTGGCGTCCAGGGGGTTCCTGGCGCTCCGGGCCCTGGGGCGTCTGGCGCACCGGGTGCTGCCGGGCGTCTTCGTCCCGCTCTACACGATGGTTACGTTCACGTCGACGCCCTACGCCGAGGCGGTGGCCCGCTGGGAGCGTCAGGTGCACGGGGTGCGCAGGGCCGCGACCGTGCTGGCGATCCTCCTGGGAGTCCTGCTGCTCCTCGCGCTCCGGTGACGTCGATGTCCCTCACGTACTCGTCCTATCTCGAGCTGGAGCGTCTGCTCAAGCTCCAGCATCCGGCCTCGGATCCGCCCGAGCACGACGAGCTGCTGTTCATCGTCATCCACCAGGTCTACGAGCTCTGGTTCAAGCTGCTGCTGCACGAGCTGGACAAGACCAAACGCGACCTGTCCAGCGGCGCGCTGTTCGACGCCATCGCCACGTTCAAGCGCATCCGCATGGTCATGAAGACCCTGGTGGCGCAACTGGACGTGCTGGAGACCATGTCTCCACTCAGCTTCAACAGCTTCCGCCACCGCCTGGACACCGCCTCGGGCTTCCAATCCCCGCAGTTCCGGGAGATGGAGTTCCTGCTGGGCCACAAGCGCCGGACCATGCTGCGCCATCACGAAGGCAACCCGGAGGCCCAGGCGCGTCTGGAGCAGCGGCTGCAGGAGCCGTCCATCGTGGACGCGCTCTACGACTTCCTGCGCGGCTTCGGGATGGAGATTCCGCAGGAGTTGAAGAACAAGCCGCCGGAGGAGCCCACCCGGCCGCATGAGGAGATCCAGCGGGCGCTGCTCCAGCTCTACGAGACGCGCGCGGACGTGCGCATCCTGTTCGAGATCATGACGGACGTGGACGAAGGCCTGCAGGAGTGGCGCTACCGGCACGTCATCATGGTGCAGCGCACCATCGGGGATAAGTCCGGCACGGGCGGCTC encodes:
- a CDS encoding 3-hydroxyanthranilate 3,4-dioxygenase → MSTLGRSFNLNEWINANREEMKPPVGNKVIWKDSKMMVMLIAGPNQRNDYHITPSEEFFHQLQGDMILKLIDPETQERIDMPLREGDVFMIPPFTPHRPVRKANTIGLVVEYARPEGQNDHFVWYCDNCDELIYDVEWHLTQLDEEIKPRMEAFYASEELRTCKACGTVKELPTEPVF
- a CDS encoding amidohydrolase family protein gives rise to the protein MRTVAPKIDLHTHILPERWPDLSARYGYQGFVRLEHTGPGCACMMIGEHRFREVGANTWDPGVRLGECDRDGVRVQVLSTVPVMFSYWAKPRDTLDLSRLLNDHLAGVVAEHPTRFTALGTLPMQAPELAAQELERCVKELGFPGVQIGSHVNDWNLDEPALLPFYEAAEALGAAVFVHPWDMLAPERMRRYWMRWLVGMPTETTIAICSLVFGGIFERFPKLRVAFAHGGGSFPGTIGRIEHGFQVRPDLCATQTRIPPTDWLGRFWVDSLVHEPAALRMLLEVVGEDRIALGSDYPFPLGEHVPGKMIEEMADLTPEVRTRLLTTNALEFLDIPVERFTQ
- the kynU gene encoding kynureninase: MSTDERWATGSAEERRARALDAADPLARFRSRFHVPLHEDGQPVAYFCGNSLGLQPVGVQADVVAELEDWQTLAVRAHLEGRDPWYPYHRQFREPMARLVGARPEEVVLMNGLTVNLHLMMVSFYRPEGTRRRILMEDAAFSSDRYAVETQLRVHGVDPADGLIAVPATDGACLDEAEIERRIEDAGDTLALVLLGGVNFLTGQRLDLARIARAAHAVGARVGFDLAHAAGNVPLSLHDDGADFAVWCTYKYLNAGPGAVAGCFVHERHAHDRALPRFGGWWGYDPDTRFQLHLRPDFVPVASADGWQLSNPPILALAPLKASLALFDEAGLPALRAKSVALTGYLESLLDTLPAGRFRVLTPRDPERRGAQLSLQVEGGGARALEHRLMAQGIVCDAREPDVLRASPAPLYNTFQDVWRLAAALADEAAA
- a CDS encoding NAD(P)/FAD-dependent oxidoreductase is translated as MNGGGRPVAVAGAGLAGAMMACYLARDGYRVRVYERRSDPRRKGTEGGRSINLALSHRGIRALAELGLADEVLAHGVPMRGRMMHAPDGDLSLQPYGTEADQVIHSTSRGDLNLRLLDAAEAAGAKLIFDAPVVDVEPEHGRIHLEGGRTEEFDFIVGADGAYSAVRARLQRTAGFDYAQTYLTHGYKELTLPAAPDGGFALEPHALHIWPRGGFMMIALPNEDRTFTCTLFWPLTGEAPSFAAVRTDEDVLAVFRTHFADALPLFPDVTEQYRTHPVGTLVTVRCGPWDLGGRVILIGDAAHAVVPFYGQGMNASFEDCRLLAEALRAHATPAEAFRRFYEDRKADADALSELAIENYRVMRDRVASRGFLALRALGRLAHRVLPGVFVPLYTMVTFTSTPYAEAVARWERQVHGVRRAATVLAILLGVLLLLALR
- a CDS encoding tryptophan 2,3-dioxygenase family protein — translated: MSLTYSSYLELERLLKLQHPASDPPEHDELLFIVIHQVYELWFKLLLHELDKTKRDLSSGALFDAIATFKRIRMVMKTLVAQLDVLETMSPLSFNSFRHRLDTASGFQSPQFREMEFLLGHKRRTMLRHHEGNPEAQARLEQRLQEPSIVDALYDFLRGFGMEIPQELKNKPPEEPTRPHEEIQRALLQLYETRADVRILFEIMTDVDEGLQEWRYRHVIMVQRTIGDKSGTGGSSGVDFLKGTLFKPIFPDLWAIRGQV